One genomic window of candidate division KSB1 bacterium includes the following:
- a CDS encoding GAF domain-containing protein, whose product MNTIKNITFAQLQTLHEVSRKINSQLNLQKLLDEIMDLAVELLKAEKGLILFKNSANGEIEVQVARAIDKQALNSFIAMSRSIIEKVANESKAVFLERFPGPKKKNAPKSFYEFDIMSVLCVPLQSRGQLIGVIYLDTTKPNHFFKNDDLFFLEAFANLAGIAVENAKSYQEVEKLNTNLEKLVDERTHELQQKHGELKDAYQDLKATQLQLIRSEKMASLGMLVAGIAHEVNTPLGSIYSNNDVFLRCFKKLREDIETLLANSSTDPQRPGMIKALDTVGNLAEVNKEACTRIMEIVKGLKNFSRLDEEEFKAVNIHEGIASTLEIIQYLCENRIEIIKDYADLPPLRCKASQINQVFMNLLVNACQAIEGDGKIFIQTQLTDDTIDVAIKDTGVGIASENLEKVFDPGYTTKGVGVGTGLGLSIAYKIIEDHGGSIEVESELAKGSTFTIKLPLKN is encoded by the coding sequence ATGAATACGATAAAGAATATCACATTTGCACAGTTACAAACTTTGCATGAAGTAAGCCGAAAGATCAATTCCCAACTTAATCTCCAAAAACTTCTTGATGAGATAATGGATTTGGCTGTTGAACTTTTGAAGGCTGAAAAAGGGTTGATTCTATTCAAAAATTCCGCTAACGGAGAAATAGAAGTGCAAGTAGCTCGTGCAATAGATAAACAAGCCCTTAATAGCTTTATCGCAATGAGCCGTTCGATTATAGAAAAGGTAGCAAATGAATCAAAGGCTGTTTTTCTTGAAAGATTTCCCGGGCCTAAAAAGAAGAATGCTCCTAAGAGCTTTTACGAATTTGACATTATGTCTGTTTTGTGTGTACCACTCCAGAGTCGAGGGCAGCTTATCGGAGTCATCTATCTTGACACTACAAAACCTAACCACTTTTTTAAGAATGATGATCTTTTTTTTCTCGAAGCTTTTGCCAACCTTGCTGGTATTGCCGTAGAAAACGCGAAGAGTTACCAAGAAGTGGAAAAGCTAAATACGAATCTCGAAAAGCTCGTGGATGAGCGAACGCATGAACTTCAGCAGAAGCACGGGGAATTAAAAGATGCTTATCAGGATCTAAAAGCAACGCAGTTGCAATTGATCCGCTCGGAAAAAATGGCATCACTGGGAATGCTGGTAGCTGGAATTGCTCATGAAGTCAACACCCCTTTAGGTTCAATTTATAGCAATAACGATGTCTTCCTTCGATGCTTCAAAAAGCTAAGAGAGGATATCGAGACTCTCTTAGCTAATTCGTCAACAGATCCACAGCGCCCAGGAATGATTAAGGCTTTAGACACAGTGGGAAACCTCGCAGAAGTAAACAAAGAGGCATGTACCCGTATCATGGAAATTGTCAAAGGCCTGAAGAATTTCTCTCGTTTGGATGAGGAGGAATTCAAAGCTGTCAATATCCACGAGGGAATTGCCAGTACGCTTGAGATTATCCAGTATTTATGTGAAAACCGCATTGAGATAATCAAGGATTATGCAGACCTTCCCCCCCTGCGTTGTAAGGCAAGCCAAATAAACCAGGTATTTATGAATCTCTTGGTCAATGCCTGCCAGGCAATTGAAGGTGACGGGAAAATATTTATTCAAACCCAATTGACAGATGACACCATTGACGTGGCAATTAAAGATACAGGAGTGGGTATAGCCTCAGAAAATTTAGAAAAAGTATTTGACCCAGGCTATACAACCAAAGGGGTAGGAGTTGGCACGGGTCTTGGACTATCTATTGCATATAAAATTATTGAAGACCACGGTGGCAGCATCGAGGTTGAAAGTGAATTAGCAAAAGGAAGTACTTTTACAATAAAACTTCCGTTGAAGAATTAA